GGGATCCTATTAATATTGaccattattactattatcatctTTATACGTATTCATATAAAGTTTAGCATTTATCATATTTATGTTTAACCTATTTATTCTTGATATTTGTACATTATAAGTTAGACTAGTGTTTATTCACAAAATGCGCTTTTGATCATCCCATGGAAAGGGTGAAATTGaagttaattaattattattattatcattaaaattattattaattaatagtGTTATTAGTCAGAAGAATCGTACTTTGACAGCACTGTAATAGAAGCAACCTCTGTTCCTCTTAGTCCCAGCGACTCCTCATCTTTGTTGCCACAGGAACTGATGCCCGTTGAATGTAAGAGTCTTTGAGACAACACCTGACAGTTAAAACAATGATTTAATGGCTAAACattagcaaaattaaattggGCAGTTTCAAGGCAAAAGGTCACGGTCACCGGTACCTCAATATTGCTCCCGCTGCTCTGCTTGTCTGTGAAGGGCACTCTGATATTGATGATATTAACATTGTTTTGGAACAAGCTTCCAATTATACATGTCAACTGAAAAAAGAATTCAACGCATTTGATTTAGAAGCTATAGCATTTTTTCTATCATTGTCATTAGAGATTTTATCACTTTCATTGTACTGTCTTGTGTTCACACCATTACAACTTACAGTGTTATCACATCCTTCTGAAAAAGCAAATGAGCCTGGTGATGATATTTTGTACTGAATCACATCCAGTTCATAACTTGACAAAATAggttctacaaaaaaaaaaacaaataaataaaaacatattatattatatattatattatatcaAAAAAAAGGATGAGAATGTAATTTTTGTTTGCAGGAGAAGGAGATGATCactttttggaaaaaaaaaaggttgacaaAGAATATCAACAGGGTTGGCTAGAAGGGTCTTTCTGGATTGGAGTGAACTCAACAGGAACACCAAGCGTGTGACCAGCTACCACTGAATTGTTTACTGCTTACTTGGCTTATTGGATGCCCTGGAACACATGCATGTGGTTTGGTTTGGGTgtgatgttgaaaaaaaaaatcattatctcACATGGTATTTCAAGGGAACTCACCTTGGAAATCCAAAATGTAAAGGGGCTCTCTACTATCACAATTCAAAAGAAGAACCCCTCCAGTTGTAGCTATGGCAACAATGGAGGGAACATAGAGTACATtcctaaagaaaagaaaagtatgAAGTTTATTATTAAGCAATTCAGAATTCTGGTGACAAACTTTTACCATTACTGTACTTACTTCATTGCCCCGGTATTACTTGACCCAAAGAGTACTTCATGAATGCCCTCGTCATGCTGTTGCAGAGTGGGTTGTTGTGGATTCCTGATAAAGAAGATACCAAGCACAGCTGTTCCAGGTTCTAGTCTCGCCAAGGACTCTTCATTGATGCTATCTTTCTGCCAAGATGGCTGACTACTGATAAATGATGGTCCTTTGTCTTTGGAACCCAGAGGGAGTTCCTTTTGTTCTAAGTATTTTTGCAGAAGTTGTTGCACATCAAGCTCAAATAGGCAGCGGTACCCATTGCCCGAAGAAAGGTCATACATGTGAATCTATGTTTTAGAAAGTACAAAGCAACATGATTGATTATGTCTTCAAGAAATGTTTGTAGTCAAACTAACATAGCAGGCAACTAACATAGCAGCCTAACAATAAATTATTCCGAAGCCTGTAGGTGGTGTatttggaaaaatgaaaaatagctCTCCCTCAGTCAAGAAGGAGGTAAGGGAAATGGTGTTGGAGAATTGTTGCCTGTATCATGTAGGCATTCAGGTGATGATTTCAGCCAGTGCACCTAAAACCTGAAATATGTTAGCATTTGTCAGAATGATTTAGGTATGATGCAAACTTTACCTTTCCATCTGCTGCCCCAAAAGCCATTTGTTCTTGAACTGGATCAAAAGCCAGGGAGAGAAAAGGATGtgctgaaacatattaaaattccacaaaCAGGAAAATAAAGGATAGAATTTAAATAAACAGTTCAGACACAATGAATAATGTTATAACAATGTTGCAGTACCTGACAAAATAGCTGATTGATACACCAAGCATGATTGCATTATATCCCAAACCTACAAATGTAataaacaacaattattattaatactacatttgatgaaaaaaaaattcatccacaaattacaaaaacaacaacaaataacagGGATTATCAGCTGCATCTTTGTAGAGAATAACataaaaaccaaaaatgtaAATATAGAGCACCATCATGATTAGGTACCTTGAATGTTCGATCTTCACTTATAGACACGATGATTGACTCTTTGCTTGGGCAAAACTTTGCGCATGTTACCAGACTTGTGTGTCCTTCCAACAGTGAATCAAGTTTGCAGGTCTGAATATAAATATTAAGTCAGTTAAAAAATAAAGACACCTCATAAATCCCATGGTATTATCTAAAAGTAGCTCTAAAAAGATGAGTTTTTAAACGTGATTTAAACATAACGACTGAAGAACTTAACTTAGTTTCAAAAAGCAGATCATTCCATAACTTGGGCCAGGAGCTGAGAAGGCCATGTCTCCAGAAGTTCTTGGATGTACCCTAGAAACTTCCAAGAGATATTGTCCAGctgatcttaaactccccaatGGATTGCAGTGAACTAAAAGTTGACTTATATAGGAAGGTTCTTAGTCATTAATTGCCTTGTATGTCAGCAATAAAACTTTAAAAGTCATTCTCTGATCCACAGGAAGCCAATTAGTAGGGTATTGATTTTGTTGTAACAACTTGCTAGTCTAATAATCTGACCCAGTTTGTCACTGACCTGGATATTGAGCACCCACACTTCTTTCCCGATACATGCTGTAATCAACTTGTCTGTTGAGCTGAAACTGATGTGTTGCACATTTCCTAGGTCTTTAGCAACAGCTACACCACTGCTGTGATCACTTTCTATTTTGTAACAAACAAGAGAACAACAAAGAGGCATGAAGGGTTTAAACTAATCATTTAGGAAttgagcaaaacaaaatggtagAAAAACAGGCCAATAGTAGgagataaaataattattacaggaACATTGACAAGGGCAGTGAAtgtttaaatgcaaaaaaatgaaCGGGAGGCTAGGCAGGGGAGGGAAAGGGGTGTTGGAATACAAAGAGGGAAATAGATGGGAGACACTAAATCAGAGACATCAAAAAATATCTccaaaatgtagaaaaatagATGTGAGCATGGAAATTACgtcaaatttttaagaaaattgaTTCAGACAAAGAAAAATGAGAATTCAAAAGGATGAGAAAGGGAAAACAAGGGTTATGGAATGAGAGGACCGTGGACGATGGATGGGAAAAAATTATAGAGATACAGAAAGTTGGCAAAAAATGGGCAAACAAGAGAATCAATTACTCAGTCCTGATCAAAAAAGTCTGATAACTTTGAACTCACTTTTTTCAAGGGACAGAAGTTTGCTTATATTCCAAAGAAATATGAAATCATCTGAGGCAGTGCACAATAGAAGGGGCCTGTCTTGGTGTCCAAAGCAAGTTGCACTGACCACTCTGCTGTGGCCTGATAACTGCAAAGGCTAAAACCAAATTAAATAGTTCAAATTAATCAAAGGTTGAGAGATTTTGGTATTGCTTTGTGAACTCCAGTCTTTTCACGTTGTATTTAATGGTGCTGGAAACTGGGCAATTTTAATTCTTTTCAAGCCATTATGTTACTGCCACTCTACAGCCAGGCATGTAACTCCAAATTTGAAGGGCGTATGGGGGCATGCGTCTAGTCTGCCGTTGAGACAGGCCATTGTTTATTGACAGAAAAAGACATCTGTGGGGATTTATAATGACAGCTACTGCATTGAGGCAGGCGTTAACATCATACCTTTTTTGACAAGTCTTCAAGCCACCACACGCCTACAATAGTTTTGGTCAAAGGTAAGGCAAGGAAAGCGCTTGTGCATGACATCTGCAGTTGCCCTGGAGATGAAGATACATGAAGCAAACCTCCATGacttgccgccattttgtttgaattATTTCATTTCCATGGCACTAACCGCTGCACGAATGAATGGTTTGTTTGCATATCCAAGTGTCCAAGATGGCGACGACCAtgtctggtggaaattctgaatCGGAGAACATCGCGAAAGCGATGAAAATTGTTAAGGAAAATCTCGCGGTAAACACTTAATTCGTTTTATTACTAAGAGCAAATGGCTCCCTCAACCTTTCCATAGGAAagtgaaatgaaggtgtgatcatgagaccatgggttcgaatcccgttgaagccccgaaaacattttttcacgcttaattgcgattgcttgaATCGCAAACagaactgcgatgatcacaccttcatttaatttgtatgtccgcagttcacataatattcatatatcCTAAAAGTATAAATTGTATGGTCAATGAAGTAGTCTAGGGTGATTGGTGGGGTAGTCCACTGAGTGGTATAAAGTGTTTTCAGCTCTCCCGCTTCTATACCATAACATTGTTTTACACGGTGTGAACTAATGGCTTACGCCGTGTTCGTACCTCAAGGAATCCTTCATTTCCTCCATCTGTAAGTTAACATGATGTAGCCATGAGTTGTAACCCCAAAGAACAGGAAGAAAAGGTGAAGGATCGATGATCATTGATTATGCCTGCACAATAGGAAACGGTTAAAGTGGCAGCACTCTAACAAAGATTGAAACTTTAAACTGAAACAACAAGTTTCAGGTTAGCAAGATCAAGGTTCCAGACCTTGGACATGATATTGCGTGGCATTCATATTGTAGTCATTATCAAACTCTGATCATGTCTGGTGCAAAATAACGAATATAATCAAATGATGAAATGGTCCTTTcatcttcttttgttttgcagGTTGTTATGAAATCAGCAAATGCTGCTATCAGTCAAAATTCAGAAGTTGATCTTGGAACGTAAGTTCATGAGGCTTCTGGTGTCAACCAGCTTTATTTTGTATGGTCCATCAGCCAATTGTGTTATGTTCTTTTTTCTGTCATATACAGGAAATCAGTTGAAGGTTCTAGCAACAAGCTGGAGAAGAGTTTGGAAGATTTTTACCATGCTTGTGACCAACTGAAACTTAATTTGGTAAAAGAGAAATGCCTAATGTTTAGATTTGTTACATAGTATAACTCCACATTGTATGGGATATAAATATTTGGCTTAGTTCAGCCAGGAGACTTATGGTCCAATTTGCAAAACAATTACCCTATTCCTGAAAGGAATTTTTGACAACATAAAAAATATTGATCTATTTTCAGGAAGTGATTAGGGAAACAGAAAAACAAGCACAGCTCAGTATGAAGTACACACCAAGACTTGTGCAAAATAACAGTAAATCAGATAACACCACAGGAACACAGACATACACTGATTATCTGTCAACTGTCCGCACGCAGATAGCAACTGCCAAAGAGTTGAAAGATATGCTCTCAGAATTCTGCTCAGCTCAACTCTCTTAATTGGGGGATTACAGATGAAAAGCTGAAGAATTAGATGCTCTCATGTTGCTAAGAATCTCTAAGAGCTTAGGAGCATTGTTTAGAATGGCAAGGCAAATGCTTGCCTGCAAGTATTTAAGCCTTCCCACTGCCGGGAAGTCCTACATCAATGATTAACATCATCTGGTGTTAGACTGAGTGGGTCCATTGGATGGAAAAATGTTAGCTGGCCAAGGGTTTTTTCAAATGGACAACTTGTAGATTTGTAGTAAAGCCAGGCTACATCTGATTATTGATTTTGACTAAAATGTAAATATGATGTAAATAGGATATGAATGTCCAAAAGGAAATGAATCACTGTGTAAACTTTTGAAGTGCTGAAGCTATTTTCATGACCAAAGTGGAATAAATGCttcatttttgtatttttttttcttgactcTCTTAACAATCACTTTCAAAAGAAATAGAGAGTGTAAAATTTAAATCAAGTAAAACAGTCCAATAGAGGTGATTCCCAAAGTCCTGATACTGGATTTTTATCAAAATCTGTTATTTCCCGCTTCCCttcagaaaacaaaagaaaagcacccccccccccccccctccaccgaaaaaaaaaacaccaaacaaagaaatgaaacgATTTTTAGGTACCGGTATATACTTTGCgccagtatgccatatagtTGCCCACCATATAGTTTCCCAGATATTATTACAACTTCTACCAAATGTCCCTCTTAGTGATCAACTGTGGTCAAttatccctaccactgatcatctaaacctaccacagatCAACTGTCTCACTCACTGATAAGCAGTTCCTAACAACGATTACCTGTCCCTAGCAATGATCAGCTGCCtctaccactgatcagcagtcactAGCAATGATTAACTGTCCCTAcaactgatcagcagtccctaacaattgATTCCCTGTCCCTAGCACTGATCAGCAGTCGCTAacaatgattagctgtcccttCCACTGATCAGCaatccctaccactgatcagtaGTCCCTAGCATGTATCAGCAATCCCGAtcaatgatcagcagtccctaccaATGATTACCAGTGTCCCTACTACTGATCACCACAGATTAGCAGTCtctaccactgatcagcagtaGGGACTGGCACTCATCAGCAGTGCCAGTGAGTTTTAGATCACAGATTGTAAGAGACAGCCTGAGAACGAATTGATATCCCAGCATGCCCTTGTGTGTCGCACAAGGGCAGCCATGTTGATCTGATTGCatagagagagaaagaaagagcGTCAAAGTTTTGCAAATTTACAGAGGATGTCTTATCGCCCGCCACCACAACAGGCATTAGGCCATCCTCCATCTGGCTTGCGCCATCCTTCAGGTGGAATGCCGCCTGGAATGCCACCACCGGGTAATCTTCCGACGGGCATGGTACCTCCGCCGCCATTTCCCGGTCCACCAGGATTTCCCCCACCTCCTTTGCCTCCTCCTGTTGCTGCAGGTAAATGATGTTGACTTTTCAAGTTCCCTTTGATTGAAGAAGTGTTGTACTCATTCCAAGAAACAAGGGGAAAAGAACATTCTTTCTTATTGGGAAGTTATCAAAAGTATATTCCTTATGTAACATCGCTAGTTGATTGAAAGTGCAAGTTTATCACTGAAAAATGCGACAATGATATAAGATGTTTTCAGCTGTTTTTCACGTTAAAAAGAGATGGAATGTAAGAATAAATGCTGGAAGAAATGACTGGTGCTTGATCGAAAAGTATCAATCACTGATTTAATACACGGTAGACCAGAGCGAGTTTCTCAGAATCTTACAGTAACTGTTGTTTGTGTAGCATTGTTAAAAAATGTCGGGAGTATTGGCAATATTTCAATGACCCTATCACTTATTTGTAGTTAAATTTGCTGATTTGTAAGTTGTTAGTAAGTGCAGTGTATTCTCCTTTTTTTGACAGTTCCTCCACCAACATTGCCAAGCAAGCCACCGATTTCTGTTCCAGGGGTACCTCCTTTAACTGTTGTAAGTGACCAAGAAACAATTACAAAATACAGGGTTGCTGCATGCAAAGTAGTTAGAATGTTTTGTTGAATAAGACGCAAAGCAAGAACAATTTTTGTCATGGAATGAATTATAACCAAATGAGTGGTCCTGTTTTCTGTAGTTTAGCTGTAACCTACTTGAAGTTTGTACCTTTTATGAAATCCATCAAAAGTTTTCGTATGAAAAGTAGTCTTTTGCATGACCATGAGATTGTAATTCATTATTTGTGAACATGTTAATTAGTTTTTAGCGAATTTTAAGGCCtcaatttgtttattacacataTCAAGCcaccgaaaaacaaaaacaaaaattgatttcatgcaTACTTTAGGCTGACTCCATTGATTAAGTGTGTTTTTACAGTtgacaaataaaaaatgaaatgtaTGTTAACTTTTTAAGCCTCCAGGTATACCACTTCTTCCAACACCATCATTGCCTACATCACAACCATCATACAGAGAAACTAAGCACAGTAGTAATAATTATCAGGTTAGTATTGTGTGATGTTCAGGTTCACTCACTGTTTACAGTAGGTAATGCTGATGAGATTAAACCAAAATTTtagtggctttttttttttaaagaaatgataCAAATGTAAGTCATGCTATTCACTGaatgaattttctttcttcttgtaGCAGGGAACAAAATATTTActgagtttttcaaaattgctttTATTGCAGAATCAAAATCAGGGAAACTCATCTGCAACTGCAATAACAGTGTTTGTAGGTAACATTACTGAAAGAGCCAGTGATGCACTTGTAAGACAAATCTTAACGGTATGTCCAGGAGcatttgttcctttgttcattTGTATTCATCTACTGTACATCTTATGAAATAttctaaataattttcttgtatGTGTCTTTTGTGAGAGCAGAAATGTGGTCTTGTTGTTAACTGGAAGCGTGTACAGGGAGCCAAGGGAAAACtgcaaggtaaaaaaaaagatgatgtctttttttattactaAATGGAAATGTTAATGTCTGTACCAGTAATAATACTGGAAATGACAAACAAGTGAAGGGGTTAAATTTCTAAAAGTTCTTtagctctgacaaagggctcaCTCTTGAAAGGTAAGCTTCAATGAATCTTCTTGCTATGCTAATTTGACCCATATCAACTCATCTTATACCAGTTCTAGGTAATCCTCATGTAGATTGAATTCTAAATAAAATGGCGATAAGGGAAATATTTTCACACACATTTCTTCCAAATTATCATAATCCCCTGGGCCTGTACCATCACAGGTGACAAATTTCACTTGCAAGACAAGGTGTTGTTCATTAAAGAAACCATAACCATAGCAATGTTGAATAACTATTTCACCAGGGCAAAATATAAGTTATTAATGATAAAATTTCACATCCAAATTGAGGAGTAATTTGTAACTCATTATATCAGTACACCGAAGTAAAAGGGGGTCGAAGGGACTGGAGGCAAAGAAACCAAGTTCCCAGACATGAAGACAAAAAACCATCTCAAGGTTGCAGCAATTAATACTACGATatgaattaaattattgtcgTACAAAAATTTGGGTGTGTGGCCAATTGTGGGAATTTAACCATTGAACACATTTATGTCCAAGGATGCATCAATTATTCTCATTTGCACATCTGCTGGTGTAATCCACATAGGAGTCAGCACTGATTTCATTGTGAAACCAATAtcaaccatttttttcttttcagcttttGGATTTTGTGATTATGGAGATCCTGAAGCAAGCTTAAGAGCTATAAGGTTACTTCACAGCAAAGAATTAGGAGATAAAGCTTTAGTTGTAAGTGAGAGAACTGAAGACTTCCAGAAATCTATTGTTTATTTAGAATCAAGAATATGactaaattttttgtttgtcaaagaAATATGATTTCTCCTCAAAATTGATGTGACCTCATACTGTATACATATTGGTGTAATGGTTCACtacattattgtttttgttgtagaTTTgccccaacctcgttcccagggtctctcttctctgcctccattgtcaacgacaatggaggcagagaagagagaccctgggaacgaggttggatttGCCCccagttgtttttctttaagctCCTATTGTTTCTCACTGATATTGTCATCTCTTTTGCTCTGAAGGTTAAGGTTGATGCTAAAACTAAGACCTACCTTGATGAATACAAAGCTCAGAAGAAAAAAGATCATAAAAAGGTAGGATCATTAAATCCACATCTAATCCTATTATAACAAATAATCCTTGCATGGGCCAGTGATATCCTCTACATAACTTGAGGGGTTTTGGAAACAATATGTGTATTGTTGTTTTAGAAAAACGAAGATGCTAAAAAAGAAGATGGAGAAgcggatgatgatgatgatgaggaaaATGCCAATGATGAACTTGACGAGGAAACATTAGTGAGTATAGGGATTCAGGAATTTTTAGCATACTTTGTTGAAAAAGTGAATGGTTCAGTGACTTGTAATCAAATTCACTATAACAGAAACCAGAAGAACATAAAATGAGGAGTAGCGTAAGATAATGTACAACTTAAAAATCCAACAGTACATTTATATAAAGAAATTTGGGGCAGGCTAaaggaatatatttttttatgattgGGATGTTGCATGTTGCACTCGTGAAGAAGTAAGTTTAGACAGTACCAGCAGGAGGTAGTGGAGAGGAGTAGGAACCAAAAGCTCTATGTTGATCTGgtactttgtttttgttttcatctttgtGCTTGCTTAATTTGCAACTTAAGATTGAAAACAACTAGTTTTGTGTTCTTTACCCTTGCTTTTTTTACATGGTTTCAAGGGACAAGTTTGTGTTATGACCACTGTGATGCTGTTTATGGATGACACACTCTACCAAGATGTCTTAATGACTTTTGATGAGCTGGAAATGCAAAACTTGCCCTTGTAAATCTCATTTTTGTGAAGACAATGCCTCATAGCCAACAATGAGTTTCCTTCCCACCAGCATTATATGACATGGACAACTACACATGCGGACTATTACCAAGCGAAAAAATTTACACGTCTTTGTTCTTGTTCTaagatctaaagctctctaattttGGATTGTTAACTGGgaactttttttgttgaaaaaaaaaatggaagttGTTTTTGTCATCTTGTTTATTCAGAATGAAGACACAAAAGTAAAGAAAGCTATTGAACAAATTATTTTGGAACACTCAGATATTTTAAATCGCAAAAATGAAGGTAAGTCCATTGCCAAATTATTTCAATGAATTTTGAAGGCAATCAGACTCAATGGAGATTCTTTATTTGCAAACTAATTATTGGaaatattgtgatattgtcaAATATTATCCAAGAAACGTAAATGCAATGTAGAATTTTGCTTTGCCCTCTCAATTATGCTGGGTAAATGTCATGAATGACTTGTTCGACATAAGTAATACTTTGGTAATTATATGGTCTTTTAAATATGCTTAAGACAGTTATATCATTCAGCCATAAAATCTCAGTAAAGTTAAAACTTATGCTTTATTTACAGCTGAACCTTATAGGCCTACACACAGTGGATCAGAGGTATACTTGCATTTTGTAGACTTTTAATTAACAAAAGGCTGATCATTTGgtttttgaataatttaaaagtGTTTTTACACCCTTTGTTGCATATGGAGGTCATGTGCCCAGGGACATAAGGGCTTGAACTGCTGTCTTGAACCCAAAGTAGCTAGAACAGCTAAGAGCCTGCCCTACTTGCAATCCAGCGATGAGCCCAGCTCCAGCACCCATTGCACTGAACTGGAAGGACAGTAGAGAACCTACTGGGTAGATAAAGAGTATTGAAAAAAGGGTGGGAGGATGGGGAGGCTAGAAAATGAGGGCCACATGAAAACGTCCTGCAGGCTGAGCAAAACTACAAGCAGGCGCAATAGTGCATGCGTCGCCCCTTCAAGACTAACGCTGATCCAATGATTGCCAAAAAGCCTTCAAGTCATGCTCAACACAGTAATGCAATGCTGGGAAATGCCAAATGCTACAGGCCTACTAACAGACCGTGCTGAACACTCACTAACGCcaagcactgagaatactaGCTCCTCATCATGAACTAGGTTAAACTACATTAATTTTAACTCCattatataattttttattatgcTTAATTATGTTATCACTGATCATCCTTTGAGGTAGAAGTATTTGATCccacaagtttttttttgcttgctcCTTTTCTCATAGCAAAACTTGGAAGGTTTAGATATGGACACTGAAAAGAAAAGCTTGGTTTCACGGGAGATTCGTAGCTTTAGAGACACATATAGGGTATGTTGTTCAAAATATTATTGTCTTGGCGTTGTGTGATCAATAGTAATTCTTTTGTTCCACTTCATAACATGGACCAAACACAAATAGAGTTTGTGATTATCTATTTTTGGGTGTCTTTGTCATCGAGAAAATAGTTTATAAGTCTACTTGTTTTGATCTCTTCTCTATCTTAAGTGCCAACTTAAGTTTGAAAATGCTATTTaactgctgaaaaaaaaaatggatttgTTTACTAAAACTGCAACCAGCAGTATCTTATCCCGTATAAAGTAAATTCACCACATAAGTATAAAATCCACATTTTGGACATCATTTTTAAGATTGGAATTTGACTTTCCTTGCACATCCGGGGACAGGAACGTCGAATTTAAAATTGAATATACCACAATTGAATCTGAAGTGAGATTAATAAACGTTTGACAGAAAATTATTGTTGGAACATAAAACAGTTTAATGATGAGTTGGTGAGGTATGGAGAATTCAGCCTCTACGTTTTATAGGATGAAATTGTTGGTAGGtgagtaattatttttttgaagaTTCGTATGTTATATCTATTTTGTTAAATCTTTTCTATTAAGATGTGGCATCCACGCTTGCACATGTATCAGCTGTTCACAAATGTCACAGAAGAGGTTACCAGCAAActaacaatattatttatacCTTCTGTAAGAAAGTTAGTATATCTGAGGCAAAGCTTTGAAAGGGTTGTATTGTTTGATAATTTATTGCAGGCTGTTTAATAACCATTCACCCCCAttaaaaacataataataatagaatagCAGATAATATACTGTGCACTCGGAAAACCAGAGATCTGCGTCGAGTTTAAATGGCTTTTTTCTAATGAAGGGTTTTTCTCGCAATCGATACGCTAACACTGCAAATGTCAACTTCATCACCCTTTGAGTAAATTTGACGCTTATTGACTTATTGGATACCAAATTGTTGTCTTTCTCTTGAATATTTTGAATAGTAGTTTCTCCTGTGGTTTTAAATGGTGGGGAAACAGGTCATAATTTGACCCACGCCCGTGTAGGGAAGGGCAATGTGTTCAATATTATCAAGTTGATGTCATACATACATTTTAGCATCAATGTTTCAAAAGCAGTcagtttatattttgacatCAACAGATCCTCTTCTTTTTTGGCTGATTTGGCCACTGTAACAGATAAAAAAGTTGATATTTTGTGCGTTACCTTCTGATCAAGGACC
This genomic window from Acropora muricata isolate sample 2 chromosome 2, ASM3666990v1, whole genome shotgun sequence contains:
- the LOC136908898 gene encoding mediator of RNA polymerase II transcription subunit 29-like, with the protein product MVCLHIQVSKMATTMSGGNSESENIAKAMKIVKENLAVVMKSANAAISQNSEVDLGTKSVEGSSNKLEKSLEDFYHACDQLKLNLEVIRETEKQAQLSMKYTPRLVQNNSKSDNTTGTQTYTDYLSTVRTQIATAKELKDMLSEFCSAQLS
- the LOC136908895 gene encoding WD repeat-containing protein 27-like, which gives rise to MAASHGGLLHVSSSPGQLQMSCTSAFLALPLTKTIVGVWWLEDLSKKPLQLSGHSRVVSATCFGHQDRPLLLCTASDDFIFLWNISKLLSLEKKSDHSSGVAVAKDLGNVQHISFSSTDKLITACIGKEVWVLNIQTCKLDSLLEGHTSLVTCAKFCPSKESIIVSISEDRTFKVWDIMQSCLVYQSAILSAHPFLSLAFDPVQEQMAFGAADGKIHMYDLSSGNGYRCLFELDVQQLLQKYLEQKELPLGSKDKGPSFISSQPSWQKDSINEESLARLEPGTAVLGIFFIRNPQQPTLQQHDEGIHEVLFGSSNTGAMKNVLYVPSIVAIATTGGVLLLNCDSREPLYILDFQEPILSSYELDVIQYKISSPGSFAFSEGCDNTLTCIIGSLFQNNVNIINIRVPFTDKQSSGSNIEVLSQRLLHSTGISSCGNKDEESLGLRGTEVASITVLSNSPLCSNSPLKAELVPKTATKKHQRPLGKGGKYDVRNQPLTFHSKVKSSGYASAPPRSKMFSSVTKTTKKAPAGSLKRQSARTSRTEYPVNSAAMTNLQHRIQLTQQPTPINSVVFAGDGKHLACALADKSAHVLGTPPSSKEVVFTGHDGSVTCVSFSRENNLLLTSSSDKTVRLWHQAQSDPLMTFSSVSHNFASELGTSETKPKDNPPFPREIKQAKFYYVDKFILLTCGNGLHMYKYCIDFGEKDDVKRYLSNNRYKIVKIFQQERAQQITCFTAINGFHSYIVVCCGSNKSIEVFDMNAARSVRVVLDAHTRPAHAICQNEGSMFVSHPASAYDLFLTAAMTDGIKLWDLRTNRCVRRYDGHVNRSHPVGVALSPCARFIASGSEDRSAYLYDIRGNTFCHRLTGHTDVVYDVAFHPAEPQLVTASLDGKLRFYMDQEIK